One segment of Sulfobacillus thermosulfidooxidans DSM 9293 DNA contains the following:
- a CDS encoding CoxG family protein, which yields MKTYQGIVVMDAPLNVVWDFVQDPDAIGRCMPDVVEYQVLDDRHLHAKVRVGVGPVRAVFDMNAAIELLPEPYHARLDAQGGGMGSGFHLLSTMHITQESGQVSLNWIADVSVSGPLATLGGRLLDNQVKKITEQVFENIRQGVAAQLAE from the coding sequence ATGAAAACGTATCAAGGCATTGTCGTGATGGACGCTCCCTTGAATGTGGTTTGGGATTTTGTTCAAGACCCCGATGCAATAGGACGCTGTATGCCGGATGTCGTCGAATATCAGGTATTAGATGATCGCCATTTGCATGCCAAAGTGCGGGTGGGGGTAGGACCTGTTCGCGCAGTTTTTGATATGAACGCCGCCATTGAGTTATTGCCTGAACCGTACCACGCTCGCTTAGATGCTCAAGGAGGAGGCATGGGCAGTGGTTTTCATCTTCTGAGCACAATGCATATTACACAAGAGTCAGGGCAGGTATCCCTCAATTGGATTGCGGATGTCAGTGTCAGTGGACCCCTTGCGACCTTAGGGGGGCGGTTGTTGGATAATCAAGTGAAAAAAATTACAGAACAGGTCTTTGAAAATATTCGGCAAGGGGTTGCGGCTCAGTTAGCCGAATAG
- a CDS encoding response regulator: MYRVIIADDHELTRRGLRQVLSDTHEFHVVGEAGDGNMAWDLIQKLHPEIALLDVRMDGLQGPAVCRLVKDAGLPTACIILTSYTDETLLRSALVNGARGYIIKDVTSSELIDSIRRVLTRGAVLDPKLTAHVIRWVEEEHLKFPAPLKPLDIRILSLVAEGLTNKEIGTILNLSENTVKVHINTIVENLGARNRVEAAVIAYRYGLI, from the coding sequence ATGTATCGAGTAATCATTGCCGATGATCATGAACTGACCCGACGAGGTCTACGACAAGTCTTATCAGACACCCACGAATTTCATGTGGTTGGCGAGGCAGGCGATGGCAATATGGCATGGGATCTCATCCAAAAATTGCATCCCGAAATCGCCTTGCTAGATGTTCGCATGGACGGACTCCAAGGGCCAGCAGTCTGCCGTTTGGTGAAAGACGCTGGCCTGCCCACTGCCTGCATAATCCTGACCAGTTATACGGATGAAACGTTATTACGGTCTGCTTTGGTCAATGGTGCGCGGGGTTATATCATCAAAGACGTCACCAGTTCGGAACTCATCGACAGTATCCGGCGTGTTTTAACGAGAGGAGCGGTCTTAGACCCAAAATTGACGGCACACGTCATAAGGTGGGTTGAAGAGGAACATCTCAAATTCCCGGCCCCGCTCAAACCCTTAGATATCCGTATTTTATCACTTGTTGCCGAAGGCTTGACAAACAAAGAAATTGGTACCATCCTAAATCTGTCCGAAAACACGGTTAAGGTGCATATCAACACGATAGTAGAAAATCTCGGTGCCAGGAACCGTGTTGAAGCCGCCGTGATTGCCTACCGTTATGGTCTGATCTAA
- a CDS encoding VWA domain-containing protein — translation MDGVRVDQFSRRLEMQVIEFSHFLRQHGFHPAVSETKAALQLFSASPIEHAQDLLRMWRPVFAKTAEQWEIFPNLFQRFFYPERPRLTVPERIQESADDVLSTPGQTRVRGESKNPSPALFAYSPRWGSPCILSPGQDVPYHEMKHWTHHIARYWATKTGPWRGKSSRGRKLNWRATFQTAFRHGGDPVKWLWHPRRQEHARIVVLLDVSGSMQAYVPFYLGLIWQLMREGSRVECFLSSNQIKRVTPFLRRSGPGGPPVADAHQLGGGTRLGWAFSSLLHDYSRLFTRRTTFLIASDGFDTGDLWLLAQSFPVLVRLTQRVVWFNPLLLLPEYTPQSAALKIVLPYVAEHVGVADSSSWIHYVRTCLQ, via the coding sequence ATGGACGGAGTGAGGGTTGACCAGTTTTCCCGTCGCCTAGAAATGCAAGTGATAGAGTTTTCACACTTTCTAAGGCAGCATGGATTTCATCCGGCGGTGAGTGAGACAAAGGCCGCCCTGCAATTATTTTCTGCGTCGCCGATAGAGCACGCTCAAGATTTGCTGAGAATGTGGCGACCCGTGTTTGCGAAGACAGCAGAGCAATGGGAAATATTTCCTAACCTGTTTCAGCGTTTCTTTTATCCGGAAAGGCCTCGGTTGACGGTACCAGAACGTATTCAAGAAAGCGCTGATGACGTGTTGTCAACGCCTGGTCAAACACGCGTGCGAGGCGAATCAAAAAATCCCTCTCCTGCTCTGTTTGCCTATAGTCCGCGTTGGGGAAGCCCTTGTATTTTGTCTCCAGGACAGGATGTGCCCTATCATGAAATGAAACATTGGACGCACCATATTGCGCGTTATTGGGCAACGAAAACTGGGCCGTGGCGTGGCAAAAGTTCCCGGGGACGTAAATTGAATTGGCGCGCTACGTTCCAAACTGCTTTCCGCCACGGCGGAGACCCTGTAAAGTGGCTTTGGCACCCTCGTAGACAAGAACACGCGCGGATTGTCGTATTGCTAGACGTTTCCGGATCGATGCAGGCTTATGTGCCTTTCTATTTAGGCCTGATATGGCAACTGATGCGTGAGGGCAGTCGGGTGGAATGTTTTTTATCAAGTAATCAGATTAAGCGGGTGACGCCCTTTTTACGTCGAAGTGGACCAGGTGGGCCACCCGTGGCTGATGCGCATCAGCTGGGAGGAGGGACACGATTAGGATGGGCTTTCTCATCGTTATTGCACGACTATTCTCGGTTGTTTACTCGGCGAACGACCTTTCTTATTGCGTCAGATGGATTTGACACAGGAGATTTGTGGTTGCTGGCTCAATCTTTTCCCGTTCTAGTTCGTCTTACTCAGCGTGTGGTGTGGTTTAACCCGTTATTATTATTGCCAGAATATACTCCCCAATCGGCTGCTTTAAAAATTGTATTGCCTTACGTCGCGGAACATGTTGGAGTGGCCGACAGTTCCTCATGGATTCATTACGTGCGTACGTGCCTGCAATGA
- a CDS encoding aerobic carbon-monoxide dehydrogenase large subunit: MSMDVTETQPLGKAIKRKEDPRFIRGQGRYLDDIVLPHMLYMALVRSPYAHARIKSIRTEAAYTVKGVKAVLTGEDLAAMNLAWMPTLAGDQQMVLATGKVLFQYQEVAAVVAETREAAEDGVSRVEVEYEPLTPVIDPYFALTAEAPILREDRAQKSNHIFHWEVGDKEGTDAALAASPVVVKEQIRMPRVHPAPLEPCGCIADYQKSTGKLTWYVTSQAPHAHRTVLAMVSGLPEHMIHVVSPDIGGGFGNKVPVYPGYVCAVVMSIKLGQPIKWIETRTENLATTNFARDYHMTAEIGATEDGHVTALKVTTLADHGAFDAAADPSKFPAGLFSIVTGSYRFPVAFAEVDGVYTNKAPGGVAYRCSFRVTEASFLIERVMNTLAYRLNLDPVELRRRNFIASEEFPYQSPLGWTYDSGNYAKTLDTALAMVDYPKLRREQQKRREKGELVGIGISTFTEIVGAGPSHTFDILGIKMFDSCEIRIHPTGKVIARLGARHQGQGHETTFAQLIAQELGLSAADVLIEEGDTDTAPYGLGTYASRSTPTAGGAAALAARRVRKKAQQIAAHLLEVSQEDVQWDGTRFFAKGLSSRSVTMADVALAAYTNLPEGMEPGLEATYYYDPPNLTFPNGAYIAVVSIDRGTGQVHVERFVAVDDCGTVINPMVVEGQIHGGLTEGFGIAFMQEIAFDSDGNNLAPNFMDYLVPTAVETPHWETGRTVTPSPHHPIGAKGVGESPNVGSPAAFVNAVIDALAPYGVTNLEIPLFPWKIWDVLKQHGLTRS; the protein is encoded by the coding sequence ATGAGCATGGACGTCACGGAAACCCAGCCTTTAGGTAAAGCCATTAAACGCAAGGAAGATCCGCGGTTTATACGGGGACAAGGGCGATACTTGGATGATATTGTCTTGCCACACATGCTTTATATGGCACTGGTTCGTAGTCCTTATGCCCATGCCCGAATTAAATCCATTCGCACCGAAGCTGCTTATACCGTTAAAGGGGTTAAGGCTGTTCTCACTGGGGAAGATTTGGCTGCGATGAACCTCGCATGGATGCCGACATTAGCTGGAGATCAGCAAATGGTATTAGCCACTGGCAAGGTTCTATTTCAATATCAGGAAGTCGCAGCCGTTGTGGCTGAAACTCGGGAAGCTGCTGAAGACGGTGTGTCGCGTGTTGAAGTCGAGTATGAACCTCTCACCCCGGTTATCGATCCCTATTTTGCTTTAACGGCCGAAGCGCCCATATTGCGGGAAGACCGCGCACAGAAAAGCAACCACATTTTCCATTGGGAAGTGGGTGACAAAGAAGGAACAGATGCGGCGTTGGCGGCCTCACCCGTGGTGGTAAAAGAACAGATCCGGATGCCCAGGGTCCATCCAGCTCCTTTGGAACCTTGTGGTTGTATCGCTGATTATCAGAAATCCACGGGAAAACTCACCTGGTATGTTACCTCACAAGCCCCTCATGCACACCGAACGGTCTTGGCCATGGTTTCTGGACTTCCGGAGCATATGATTCATGTTGTGTCACCTGACATTGGCGGGGGATTTGGTAACAAAGTACCTGTATATCCCGGTTATGTTTGTGCTGTGGTTATGTCGATAAAACTAGGACAACCCATTAAATGGATAGAAACTCGCACGGAAAATCTAGCCACCACCAATTTTGCTCGAGATTATCATATGACAGCCGAGATTGGAGCCACAGAAGACGGGCATGTGACGGCTTTAAAGGTCACCACTCTTGCCGATCACGGTGCATTTGATGCGGCAGCTGACCCTTCTAAGTTTCCGGCAGGATTATTTTCTATTGTAACGGGGTCCTACCGTTTTCCTGTGGCTTTCGCCGAAGTTGATGGAGTTTATACGAATAAAGCGCCAGGGGGTGTTGCTTATCGTTGTTCATTTCGGGTCACCGAAGCGTCGTTCTTGATTGAACGTGTGATGAATACTTTGGCATATCGGCTCAATCTCGATCCGGTCGAGTTGCGGAGACGAAATTTCATTGCCTCTGAAGAATTTCCTTATCAATCTCCATTGGGTTGGACTTATGACAGTGGTAACTATGCTAAAACCCTAGATACCGCTCTCGCTATGGTGGATTATCCAAAATTACGTAGGGAACAGCAGAAACGGCGTGAAAAGGGCGAATTGGTCGGCATTGGGATCTCGACGTTCACTGAAATTGTTGGGGCAGGACCCAGTCATACTTTTGATATTCTTGGCATCAAAATGTTCGACAGCTGTGAAATTCGGATCCATCCCACTGGTAAGGTGATTGCCCGACTCGGCGCGCGTCATCAAGGGCAAGGACATGAAACCACGTTTGCCCAGCTCATTGCGCAGGAACTGGGATTGTCAGCAGCCGATGTTTTAATTGAAGAAGGGGACACCGATACCGCACCTTATGGATTAGGAACCTATGCTAGTCGTAGTACGCCAACTGCTGGAGGAGCCGCGGCACTGGCAGCCAGGCGGGTACGAAAGAAGGCCCAACAGATTGCCGCGCATTTGCTCGAAGTATCCCAAGAAGATGTGCAATGGGATGGAACCCGATTTTTCGCGAAAGGGTTGAGCTCTCGTAGTGTGACCATGGCGGATGTCGCTTTGGCGGCCTATACCAATTTGCCAGAAGGCATGGAACCAGGATTGGAAGCCACCTACTATTACGATCCGCCCAATTTGACATTTCCCAATGGCGCTTATATTGCTGTCGTCTCCATTGACCGGGGAACGGGACAAGTGCACGTGGAACGGTTTGTTGCAGTCGATGATTGTGGAACAGTCATCAATCCCATGGTCGTCGAAGGACAAATTCACGGAGGGCTTACAGAAGGCTTTGGGATTGCCTTTATGCAAGAGATTGCATTTGATTCCGATGGTAACAATCTTGCACCGAATTTTATGGATTATTTGGTGCCAACCGCTGTGGAGACTCCACACTGGGAAACGGGGCGTACTGTCACACCATCTCCTCACCATCCTATTGGAGCCAAAGGGGTTGGTGAATCGCCCAATGTTGGATCCCCTGCGGCATTTGTTAACGCCGTAATCGACGCCTTGGCACCCTATGGTGTTACCAATCTTGAAATCCCTTTATTCCCATGGAAAATCTGGGATGTGCTGAAACAGCATGGGCTAACCCGGTCTTAG
- a CDS encoding GAF domain-containing sensor histidine kinase: protein MALKKGKTAIPSDLTRQVRELETLIMLNQKIAMQADLDSLLQTIVDCARDLIGAKMGGLVVVDENNPRQLRHFKVSGVPPAKELPTGHGLFMVPYRTGQAVRLDQVPLSHAVNKPANHPRLGSFLGVPLKSLETLLGSLFLAESPHGRHFTQRDQDLLSAFATQAAIALESVRSRDQLARILVLEERERISMALHSSVAQTLFLLKMEISRCQQHLPQNDEELLARLTAMQELAERGLQDVKTAIFSLTDNAPSRGLAALISQMLVEFEKDSGIKTKFLCTGNDKKIGSATVSVARAIAHEALTNIRKHSHSEVAVITLSIKDRETILAIHDMGVGLPPSWNAPLSYGIRSMDTLARRIGGQFAIFNHDDGGTTVRVVLPNNTKPRSSPCIE, encoded by the coding sequence ATGGCTCTTAAAAAAGGAAAAACCGCGATTCCGTCCGACTTAACCAGACAGGTTCGTGAACTCGAAACGTTAATCATGCTGAACCAAAAAATTGCCATGCAGGCCGACCTTGACAGTCTCTTACAAACCATCGTTGATTGCGCTCGTGATCTCATTGGAGCTAAGATGGGTGGGCTCGTCGTCGTAGATGAGAACAATCCTCGCCAACTACGGCATTTCAAAGTCTCGGGTGTCCCTCCTGCCAAGGAACTGCCTACAGGCCATGGACTGTTTATGGTTCCTTACCGTACTGGACAAGCGGTACGACTTGACCAAGTTCCCTTATCGCATGCAGTAAACAAACCGGCTAACCACCCCCGTTTGGGGTCATTTCTAGGAGTTCCCCTTAAATCTCTTGAGACATTACTGGGCAGCTTGTTTTTGGCTGAAAGCCCGCACGGACGCCATTTTACGCAACGAGATCAAGATTTGCTATCAGCTTTCGCTACTCAAGCTGCGATTGCCCTTGAAAGTGTGCGCAGTCGTGATCAGTTGGCAAGGATTTTAGTTTTAGAAGAACGCGAGAGAATTAGCATGGCCCTGCATTCCTCGGTAGCTCAAACATTGTTTCTGTTAAAAATGGAAATAAGCCGATGCCAACAGCATCTTCCTCAAAATGATGAAGAACTCCTTGCTCGATTAACCGCCATGCAAGAACTTGCTGAAAGAGGCCTACAAGACGTGAAAACGGCAATTTTTTCTCTGACCGATAATGCGCCCTCGCGGGGATTAGCCGCCTTAATTTCACAGATGTTGGTAGAATTCGAAAAAGACAGTGGAATCAAAACTAAGTTCTTATGCACGGGCAACGACAAAAAAATCGGCTCGGCCACCGTCTCCGTTGCTCGCGCCATTGCACATGAAGCCTTAACCAATATTCGGAAACATAGCCATAGTGAGGTAGCGGTCATAACGTTATCAATAAAGGATCGTGAAACCATCCTTGCGATTCATGATATGGGAGTGGGACTGCCGCCATCGTGGAATGCCCCTCTTAGCTATGGCATCCGATCGATGGATACCTTAGCCCGCCGAATTGGGGGCCAATTTGCGATATTCAATCATGACGACGGCGGCACGACAGTCCGTGTTGTTCTCCCCAATAATACCAAACCGAGGTCATCACCATGTATCGAGTAA
- a CDS encoding AAA family ATPase, translating to MNGCELWIQQLNQAGYVADEMLSAVCYAVDRLRRPLLVEGPAGVGKTFLAKALAQCLNKPLVRLQCYEGLDASQALYDWNYAKQLLAAHSAGTTTVVDDFYRWEYLLERPLLKAIRLQPAPVLLIDEVERADEEFEALLLELLGEFQITIPELGTITAQEPPWVVLTSNRTRDLSDALRRRCLYLWLDYPTPERELAIIHQHVPHLSLDIAKRVVAAVRTLRGWNLLKPPGLAESIDWARMLAEFDGEGYSESTVRWTLSSVLKTQDDWIVVETRGIRALWTE from the coding sequence GTGAATGGGTGCGAACTGTGGATTCAGCAATTAAACCAAGCGGGATATGTTGCGGACGAGATGCTGTCCGCCGTGTGTTATGCCGTAGACCGTTTACGCCGTCCTTTGCTCGTGGAAGGTCCAGCGGGTGTCGGGAAAACCTTTTTGGCGAAGGCACTGGCCCAGTGCCTTAACAAGCCGTTGGTCCGTCTGCAATGTTATGAAGGACTTGATGCCTCCCAAGCATTGTACGATTGGAATTATGCCAAGCAACTGTTAGCAGCACATAGTGCTGGAACAACAACCGTTGTCGATGATTTCTACCGCTGGGAATATTTATTGGAGCGTCCATTACTCAAAGCCATTCGTCTTCAACCCGCGCCTGTCCTACTGATTGACGAAGTGGAACGAGCCGACGAAGAGTTTGAAGCGCTACTACTGGAACTCTTGGGTGAATTTCAAATAACCATCCCTGAACTTGGAACGATTACTGCACAGGAGCCTCCATGGGTTGTGTTAACGTCTAATCGTACGCGAGACTTGTCCGACGCTTTGAGACGGCGTTGCCTTTATTTATGGTTAGATTATCCGACGCCAGAACGCGAATTGGCCATTATCCATCAACATGTTCCACATTTGTCCTTAGATATTGCCAAACGTGTCGTCGCGGCGGTAAGAACTTTACGAGGATGGAATTTGCTAAAACCTCCTGGCCTTGCGGAATCAATCGACTGGGCCCGGATGTTGGCGGAATTTGATGGCGAGGGATATTCGGAGAGTACGGTGCGGTGGACTCTGTCGAGTGTGCTGAAGACCCAAGATGATTGGATTGTGGTCGAAACACGGGGGATTCGAGCATTATGGACGGAGTGA
- a CDS encoding FAD binding domain-containing protein — protein sequence MFPNPFQYYAPQSSDEIFELLAQYGDEAKILAGGQSLLPMMKLRLAAPSVLIDVNGISSWTDVTEQDHLLHIGALVRHCKWESVLDSRVPLLHQTARHIADPLVRNRGTMAGSLAHADPAADWGAALLALKASVSIQSAQRSRKVPIREFFVDTFTTVLEPQEVVTGIRIPLHHDSGFVGARYLKLERKVGDFAVVGVALTLVLDPHGVVLDAGIGLAAVGTTPLAAVKAESLLQGHPLTTDLIRQVASEAAKESDPVTDRRGSEEYKRAMVNVFVERGLMSIYQDWQRLMDVSA from the coding sequence ATGTTTCCCAATCCATTTCAATATTATGCGCCGCAATCATCAGATGAAATATTCGAATTATTAGCTCAATATGGGGATGAAGCTAAAATTTTAGCAGGTGGCCAAAGCCTGTTGCCGATGATGAAACTGCGTTTGGCAGCCCCTTCTGTGTTGATTGATGTCAATGGCATCTCCTCATGGACTGATGTCACGGAACAGGATCACCTGCTGCATATTGGCGCCCTCGTTCGTCATTGCAAATGGGAGTCTGTGCTAGATTCGCGCGTACCTTTGCTTCACCAGACGGCGAGGCACATTGCGGATCCGCTTGTGAGAAATCGGGGCACGATGGCGGGTTCACTAGCCCACGCTGATCCAGCAGCTGATTGGGGAGCGGCCCTATTGGCTCTTAAAGCATCGGTATCCATCCAAAGTGCACAACGCTCCCGGAAAGTGCCAATTCGCGAGTTCTTTGTTGACACATTTACAACGGTGCTTGAACCACAAGAAGTGGTTACGGGAATACGTATTCCCCTGCATCACGATTCTGGATTTGTGGGCGCTCGCTATTTGAAGCTGGAGCGAAAAGTGGGGGACTTTGCAGTGGTAGGGGTTGCACTTACGCTGGTCTTAGATCCCCATGGTGTCGTGTTGGATGCTGGTATTGGATTGGCGGCTGTGGGAACGACACCCTTGGCAGCGGTGAAAGCGGAATCGTTATTGCAGGGTCATCCTTTAACAACGGACCTCATTCGTCAGGTCGCATCTGAGGCGGCAAAGGAATCCGATCCGGTGACGGATCGCCGCGGCAGTGAAGAGTACAAACGGGCAATGGTTAATGTTTTCGTAGAACGTGGTCTTATGTCCATTTATCAGGACTGGCAACGGCTGATGGATGTGTCGGCATAA
- a CDS encoding XdhC family protein encodes MDPVLQEAARRDQAGEPYVFVTVVRTRPPTSAILGAHAIVSRDQQLTGYVGGECTRRILLEVAEDALTDGKPRLLLLSPQPADDELFQQKDPEDEGVLIKPMTCHSGGTVELFIEPHLANPLLLVIGDSPVARHVLQLASHLNFRVQGATPSSGGDWETFQQQIRLLSQDGGFAVLASMGQYDDWAIEALQDSPLSYLGVVASPRRGALLRERFLQGRKVDDSCILSIPAGIDVHSRVPEEIAVSILAEIIQIRRQTQSTAVRISSLLNTEVIDPVCHMTVNLSETPYQAVFGDKTWGFCAPSCREAFLQDPERYVHHKEA; translated from the coding sequence ATGGATCCAGTCTTGCAAGAAGCTGCACGACGCGATCAGGCGGGAGAGCCCTACGTCTTCGTGACGGTGGTACGAACCCGCCCGCCGACATCAGCCATTCTCGGAGCGCATGCCATTGTTAGCCGCGATCAGCAGTTAACAGGCTATGTGGGCGGTGAATGTACGCGACGCATTCTACTGGAAGTTGCCGAAGACGCATTGACCGATGGGAAGCCACGGCTGTTGTTATTATCACCTCAGCCAGCAGACGATGAATTGTTTCAACAGAAAGATCCCGAGGACGAGGGAGTATTGATCAAACCGATGACGTGTCACTCGGGAGGGACGGTCGAACTATTTATCGAGCCGCATCTCGCCAACCCGCTGCTGTTAGTCATCGGTGATTCGCCAGTGGCTCGCCATGTACTGCAATTAGCCTCTCACCTAAATTTTCGGGTGCAAGGTGCAACTCCGTCTTCTGGTGGCGATTGGGAAACATTTCAACAACAGATTCGTCTATTAAGCCAAGATGGCGGCTTCGCCGTCTTGGCTTCCATGGGGCAATATGACGATTGGGCAATCGAGGCGTTACAAGATTCTCCGCTTTCCTATCTCGGAGTTGTAGCGTCGCCCCGGCGCGGGGCACTGCTGCGAGAGCGTTTCTTACAAGGGCGCAAGGTTGATGACTCCTGCATTCTCTCAATTCCGGCGGGAATAGATGTGCATTCGCGAGTTCCTGAAGAAATCGCGGTAAGTATTTTGGCTGAAATCATTCAAATCCGTCGGCAGACTCAGTCGACTGCTGTAAGGATCTCATCCCTTCTAAATACAGAGGTAATCGATCCGGTTTGTCATATGACGGTGAATCTTTCTGAGACTCCATACCAAGCAGTCTTTGGGGACAAAACATGGGGATTTTGTGCGCCATCTTGTCGGGAAGCATTTTTACAAGATCCAGAACGCTATGTTCACCATAAGGAGGCATGA
- a CDS encoding nucleotidyltransferase family protein, with product MDVNMSIHESVAMILAAGFSTRMGQPKALLPWGEGTVLDHVMGQARQAGAQTLVVLGFEPSFPITGDWVRNVHASQGIASSIQCGLTWIRRHKGLAPVLVLLADQPFVTSDDILWTWKQFVARSADVHAVRPLYEGLIGHPVIFDAAFDAAIFQLEGDRGLGKIWNTRPDTLSLKAPPLLSRPHPSFDLDTPTDYARALSLRKWNQEPN from the coding sequence ATGGACGTGAACATGTCCATTCATGAGAGCGTAGCGATGATCCTCGCGGCAGGGTTTAGTACGCGAATGGGACAACCCAAAGCGTTATTGCCGTGGGGGGAGGGGACCGTGCTAGATCATGTGATGGGCCAAGCCCGGCAAGCCGGCGCTCAGACCCTGGTGGTGTTAGGGTTTGAGCCCTCTTTTCCCATCACCGGAGACTGGGTGAGGAATGTTCATGCATCTCAGGGGATTGCCAGTTCCATTCAATGCGGATTAACCTGGATTCGAAGGCATAAAGGCTTGGCCCCTGTGCTCGTCCTTTTAGCGGATCAACCCTTTGTGACCTCAGATGATATTCTGTGGACATGGAAGCAATTTGTGGCGCGTTCAGCAGATGTTCACGCCGTGAGGCCGCTTTATGAAGGTCTGATAGGTCACCCTGTCATTTTTGATGCGGCCTTTGATGCTGCTATTTTTCAGTTAGAAGGAGATAGGGGGCTCGGTAAAATCTGGAATACACGCCCTGATACCTTAAGCCTAAAGGCGCCGCCTTTGCTGTCACGACCTCATCCGAGTTTTGATTTGGATACACCAACCGACTATGCTCGGGCCTTGTCCCTAAGAAAGTGGAATCAAGAGCCCAACTAA
- a CDS encoding XdhC family protein, translating to MSSIQEARNLWTLITDAEVSEQRAVLATLVRVNGSAYRRPGAKMVKREDGRMQGTLSGGCLEGDLFLHAQRVMKTHEPCLQHYDLTEDDMWGLGIGCKGRVDIWLEPIRLSDPFWTAFNECVHREEPVIWGAELPSGRRFLFSTATQCGEVPPWASAIFASSENKRDTGFFDGFWWDLMKPPTRLVIAGAGHDAEPVAQLARQVGFAVTIVDPRPHVNNDRHFPQVIHCLTLMTQINPDTLTGAYWVIMNHHQRRDEEALTLAAASHPQFVGVLGPLARTLEMLTNVGLTPHDLPLHAPVGLDVGGETPEEVAVSIVGELMASRKGTKGGTLHGREHVHS from the coding sequence GTGTCGTCAATTCAAGAGGCGCGGAATTTGTGGACACTAATAACCGATGCAGAGGTATCGGAACAAAGGGCGGTCTTGGCTACCTTAGTAAGGGTGAATGGATCGGCATATCGCCGGCCCGGGGCCAAAATGGTGAAGCGAGAGGATGGCAGAATGCAAGGTACCTTGAGTGGAGGATGTCTTGAAGGCGATTTATTTCTCCATGCCCAACGTGTTATGAAGACCCATGAACCATGTCTGCAGCATTATGATCTGACTGAAGATGACATGTGGGGCTTGGGTATTGGATGCAAAGGGCGTGTAGATATATGGCTAGAGCCGATCCGTTTATCTGATCCGTTTTGGACTGCATTTAATGAATGTGTACACCGCGAAGAACCCGTGATTTGGGGAGCAGAACTTCCTTCAGGACGCCGTTTTCTTTTTTCTACCGCTACACAGTGTGGAGAAGTTCCTCCGTGGGCCTCGGCGATCTTCGCATCATCCGAGAACAAGAGGGACACCGGGTTTTTCGACGGATTTTGGTGGGATCTCATGAAGCCCCCTACACGGTTGGTTATTGCCGGTGCTGGCCATGACGCCGAGCCTGTTGCCCAGTTGGCCCGACAGGTCGGCTTTGCCGTGACAATTGTAGATCCTCGGCCTCATGTCAATAATGATCGCCATTTTCCCCAGGTCATACATTGTCTCACTCTGATGACCCAAATAAATCCGGATACCTTAACGGGGGCTTACTGGGTTATTATGAATCATCATCAACGCCGTGATGAAGAAGCGCTGACACTTGCAGCGGCTTCCCATCCTCAATTTGTTGGGGTGTTAGGACCGTTGGCCAGGACATTGGAGATGCTGACAAACGTGGGACTCACTCCTCATGATCTGCCGTTACACGCACCCGTCGGACTAGATGTTGGCGGTGAAACTCCTGAAGAAGTGGCAGTCAGTATTGTGGGAGAGCTAATGGCTAGCCGGAAGGGCACTAAAGGAGGCACCCTACATGGACGTGAACATGTCCATTCATGA
- a CDS encoding (2Fe-2S)-binding protein → MGQTVINDQIMVHVTINGESRHALVEPRTLLAYFIRDTLGLTGTHVGCDTTSCGVCTVLLDGMPVKSCTVLAVQADGHDIETVEGLEQNGQLHPLQQAFWDNHGLQCGFCTPGMLMTTTALLRNSENITEHEVRRAISGNLCRCTGYVNIVKAVLEAKRRMGEEASTS, encoded by the coding sequence ATGGGACAAACAGTTATCAATGATCAAATTATGGTTCACGTCACGATTAATGGCGAATCGCGCCATGCCTTGGTGGAACCTCGAACGTTACTCGCTTATTTTATTCGGGATACTCTTGGATTAACGGGGACTCATGTCGGTTGTGATACGACTAGTTGTGGAGTTTGTACCGTGCTCTTAGATGGCATGCCAGTAAAATCGTGTACGGTTTTGGCAGTGCAAGCTGATGGTCATGATATCGAAACGGTAGAAGGCCTTGAACAGAACGGACAACTCCATCCTTTGCAACAAGCGTTTTGGGACAATCATGGCTTGCAATGTGGATTTTGTACCCCTGGCATGTTAATGACAACCACAGCCCTCCTACGAAATTCCGAAAACATCACCGAGCATGAGGTACGACGGGCGATTTCCGGAAATCTCTGTCGGTGTACAGGATATGTCAATATTGTCAAAGCGGTTCTCGAGGCTAAACGCCGGATGGGAGAGGAGGCTAGTACGTCATGA